In Metarhizium brunneum chromosome 3, complete sequence, a genomic segment contains:
- the CDC34 gene encoding Ubiquitin-conjugating enzyme E2 translates to MAQRRLMQELQALEKEKWVTIETDETNLLRWKIGLWVVNPDSIWHGAYLRADMRFPTEYPYQPPTFKFLTKNICHPNVYADGHLCISILHRPGDDEQSGESASERWNVLHGVESVLRSVLLLMDDPEINSPANVDASVLYRDKRQEYNSRAKEVVDRTQKDIPSGARMPTATDLAPTLVKPVEDDADFWNMSDEEEDFGGSDSEEDMGDFEEEDDDDDEDDEEDDAK, encoded by the exons ATGGCTCAAAGGCGTTTGATGCAGGAGTTGCAGGCTCTTGAGAAGGAGAAATGGGTAACTATTGAG ACTGACGAGACCAATCTTCTACGTTGGAAGATCGGGCTTTGGGTTGTGAACCCCGACAGCATCTGGCATGGCGCCTATCTCCGC GCCGATATGCGTTTCCCTACCGAATATCCCTATCAACCACCGACCTTTAAATTCCTTACCAAGAACATCTGCCATCCGAATGTCTACGCAGACGGTCACCTGTGCATCTCCATTCTCCATAGACCAGGCGACGACGAACAATCGGGCGAGTCGGCGAGCGAGAGATGGAACGTGCTCCACGGCGTCGAGTCCGTCCTTCGATCAGTCCTTCTACTGATGGATGATCCTGAAATCAACTCCCCTGCCAACGTTGACGCCAGCGTTCTTTACCGCGATAAGCGGCAGGAGTACAACTCTCGTGCCAAAGAAGTTGTCGACCGCACTCAGAAAGACATCCCATCCGGTGCCCGAATGCCGACAGCCACCGACCTAGCCCCTACACTGGTCAAGCCCGTcgaggacgatgccgacTTCTGGAACATGTctgatgaagaggaagacTTTGGAGGCAGCGACAGCGAGGAGGACATGGGTGAttttgaggaggaagacgacgacgacgatgaagatgacgaagaagacgatgCAAAGTGA
- the gcn2 gene encoding eIF-2-alpha kinase GCN2, which translates to MAWQASSAWKKSLSKASSDDSSFPGLKPTTPDATTKIEYEELQQNELLALEAIYGDDFVKHSDVHSAWKKTEPSFDIRIKASIDSDFAVTVGFVMTATYPKTPPLLTVKGLDDLRESTQFKIQKFVDTEPREFAKDQQEMVDRIVEGIRDILEDAAQVKASGKQLPSLEEERERHEAKLAEKARRQKEDEERKKMEETKEEERVMSEMLQQQIDRQRQKAKESRLSRRPNGLEGLPSDNSAASIERIDFDQFCHVKNKEGNILSFKSVTGKCDPREGKVTVVYTVRPVLGNGQGDQTLALKEAILRPNGRDPKEFKKQLQSVESRLQELKNTKSIHHNRLVEILDFKVESGKSDDAAVANFWTVRILMPMAVKGSLEELLDLAGHLELGKVRSWTRDLLDALSFLHSKNIAHQDIHANNVLLFRESTGEFVPKLSDCWYQREIHNASTPKPGLPGLTSAKSAYWLPPEIAGQSKPQYSYKTDVWEFGIVFTQMIFGLDVLQKYSSPRNLMQELTLSQPLEELVSRFFKEDKQKRPRPFELGSSEFLATDAPVFLESDSSRALSATPSLTSLHVVPARLRRDSMSRGAVVSRYTEDFVEEGRLGKGGFGEVVKARKKLDGQIYAIKKVTQRSHASLTEILKEVRLLSQLSHPAVVRYYNTWVEEVPDSTDTEGDTSTEGCTEETEETVSDGIDIQFATSTGGLDFMSSNAAIEFGYDDDSDDNAIEDDSDDDSSIVADQAGNGVLSPGKERAGQILRRARQHRAFRTILYISMEYCEKRTLRDLISRNLYKDTSEIWRLFRQILEGISHIHALGIVHRDLKPENVFISSSLEGVDNVKIGDFGLATSGQFSVDKVAANSLENDSMTRSIGTAYYSAPEVRSAGNGLYSAKVDMYSLGIIFFEMCYHPMIGMEKADVIGKLRRPKPELPSDFKPAERNQTDIVLSLVNHNPKERPSSADLLKSGKLPVQMESETIRRTLAGLGDPSSPYYSKMLSTLFARPCDAAKDYAWDMLGTQPSASELLNQGVVRSTLISIFRRHGALEMPRTSIYPRSSQYGENVVQVLDPNGTVLQLPFDLTMGNARMIAKQTGGPILQRSFYFNNVYRDKLDTGQPSVFGEVDFDIVTTDTLDLALKEAEVLKVLDEIVQAFPSLSNAQMCFQVGHSDLLQLIFDHCGVESSCRRQAAEALSKLHVHGHTWQKVRAELRSTTVGVSATSVDELQRFDFRDTPNKAISKLKVLFEGSDLYQRAMPTMAHLKEVAEYCKRFGVISKFYVSPLNSLRENFFMGGIMFSCVYDRKTRDVFAAGGRYDHLIKEQRPKIGGNFEERHAVGFSLAWERLARVPNKSGSKTFLKKQESDSNTMFSGRRCDVLVASLDAAILRSTGIEVLQLLWDHDISAEMAKDARSPEDLLSKHRNENYTWIIVIKPEAMLKIKTMGRKDVQDVDIPLGQLMAWLRPELKERDSRALAKLRGNVSHGSESSGTHNSDRNQDQDVKVLVAGTKSKKFNRRTVMDQAQVSASNLMRSYLDGPILAIETTDQVMDLLRETRLSEHESWKSVEHAVTMTEKKYIRELHSQLDTWRSTYEMKNISKHAFIYNFRTGTCVYYDLSA; encoded by the exons ATGGCGTGGCAAGCATCTAGCGCATGGAAGAAGTCCTTGTCCAAGGCAAGCAGCGATGACTCAAGCTTCCCTGGCCTCAAGCCTACGACCCCGGACGCAACGACAAAAATTGAATATGAAGAATTGCAGCAAAATGAGCTGCTGGCTCTTGAAGCCATATATGGAGATGATTTCGTGAAACACAGTGATGTGCACAGCGCATGGAAG AAGACAGAGCCATCATTCGACATTCGAATCAAAGCATCCATCGATAGCGACTTTGCCGTAACTGTTGGGTTTGTCATGACGGCAACGTACCCCAAAACCCCACCGCTTCTGACTGTCAAAGGCCTCGATGACCTACGCGAATCTACACAGTTCAAGATTCAGAAGTTTGTAGACACCGAACCTCGGGAATTTGCCAAAGATCAACAGGAAATGGTCGACAGGATTGTTGAGGGCATTCGTGACATCCTTGAAGATGCCGCTCAAGTCAAAGCATCCGGCAAACAGCTGCCTTCCCTCGAAGAGGAGCGAGAACGACACGAGGCCAAACTAGCAGAAAAGGCGCGGCGCCAgaaagaagatgaggaacgGAAAAAGATGGAAGaaaccaaggaggaggagcgcgTCATGTCGGAAATGCTCCAGCAACAGATTGACAGACAAAGACAAAAGGCAAAGGAATCGAGGCTCAGTCGACGGCCTAATGGACTAGAGGGCTTACCCAGCGACAACTCTGCTGCCTCTATTGAGCGAATCGATTTCGATCAGTTTTGTCATGTGAAGAATAAAGAGGGTAATATCCTCAGTTTCAAATCGGTGACGGGTAAATGCGATCCGCGCGAGGGCAAGGTCACTGTTGTATACACTGTCCGACCGGTTCTGGGCAATGGCCAAGGCGACCAAACATTAGCACTAAAGGAAGCCATCCTGCGACCCAACGGGAGGGACCCCAAGGAGTTCAAGAAGCAGCTGCAGTCCGTCGAGTCTAGACTTCAGGAGTTGAAGAATACCAAATCAATTCATCACAACCGTTTAGTCGAAATTTTGGATTTCAAGGTCGAAAGCGGGAAGTCGGATGATGCGGCAGTGGCGAATTTCTGGACTGTCAGAATATTGATGCCAATGGCGGTTAAAGGTTCGCTCGAGGAGCTTCTGGATCTGGCGGGTCATCTCGAACTCGGCAAAGTTCGGTCTTGGACTAGGGACTTGTTAGATGCCTTGAGCTTTTTGCATTCCAAGAATATTGCGCATCAAGACATTCATGCAAATAATGTACTTTTGTTTCGAGAGTCGACGGGCGAGTTTGTCCCTAAGTTGTCGGATTGCTGGTATCAGCGCGAAATTCATAATGCTAGTACCCCAAAGCCAGGACTTCCAGGACTGACTTCTGCAAAGTCAGCATATTGGCTACCACCCGAGATTGCCGGGCAATCCAAGCCACAGTATTCATACAAGACGGATGTGTGGGAGTTTGGCATTGTATTTACACAAATGATATTTGGTCTCGATGTCCTGCAGAAGTATTCGTCGCCGCGAAACCTGATGCAGGAGCTGACACTCTCGCAACCGCTTGAAGAACTAGTCAGTCGATTCTTCAAGGAAGACAAGCAAAAGCGACCTCGGCCATTTGAACTTGGCTCAAGCGAATTTCTGGCTACAGACGCACCAGTCTTCTTAGAGTCTGACTCTTCCAGGGCACTGTCGGCAACGCCGTCTCTGACATCACTTCATGTTGTTCCTGCGAGGCTTAGGCGAGACTCCATGAGTCGTGGGGCAGTTGTTTCTAGATACACTGAGGACTTTGTGGAAGAGGGTCGCCTAGGCAAAGGTGGTTTTGGAGAGGTTGTGAAAGCTCGGAAGAAACTTGATGGGCAAATCTATGCTATCAAAAAGGTCACTCAGCGATCTCACGCCAGTTTGACTGAGATTTTAAAGGAGGTGCGGTTGCTATCACAACTCAGCCATCCAGCTGTGGTCCGCTATTACAATACCTGGGTTGAAGAAGTCCCCGACTCTACTGATACTGAGGGCGACACGTCTACTGAAGGCTGTACCGAGGAGACGGAAGAAACGGTCTCTGATGGCATTGACATCCAGTTTGCGACTAGCACTGGTGGCCTTGACTTCATGTCCTCAAATGCTGCCATCGAGTTTGGATATGATGACGACAGTGATGACAATGCCATCGAGGACGACTCTGATGACGATAGCTCCATCGTCGCAGACCAGGCTGGGAATGGTGTCTTGTCACCTGGGAAAGAACGCGCAGGACAGATACTGAGGCGTGCAAGGCAACACCGTGCATTCCGAACCATTCTTTATATTTCCATGGAATATTGCGAAAAGCGG ACACTTCGGGACTTGATTTCACGCAACCTGTACAAGGATACATCTGAGATTTGGAGGCTGTTTCGGCAGATTCTGGAAGGGATATCACACATTCATGCCCTTGGTATCGTGCATCGGGACTTGAAGCCTGAAAATGTTTTCATCAGCAGCAGTCTTGAAGGAGTCGATAATGTCAAAATTGGCGATTTTGGTCTAGCCACCAGCGGACAATTTTCGGTCGATAAAGTCGCTGCCAATAGTCTTGAAAACGACAGCATGACTCGAAGTATTGGCACTGCTTACTACTCGGCTCCAGAAGTTCGATCAGCTGGCAATGGGCTTTACAGCGCCAAAGTCGAT ATGTACTCGTTGGGTATCATATTTTTCGAAATGTGCTATCATCCCATGATTGGTATGGAAAAGGCAGATGTTATTGGAAAACTACGCCGACCCAAGCCGGAGCTGCCTTCTGATTTCAAGCCAGCTGAGCGGAATCAGACAGACATTGTCTTGTCTCTGGTCAATCACAATCCCAAGGAGAGACCGTCCAGTGCTGATTTATTGAAGAGCGGCAAGCTCCCCGTGCAGATGGAGAGTGAAACTATTCGACGAACCCTTGCAGGTCTAGGCGATCCTAGCTCGCCGTATTATAGCAAGATGTTGTCGACGCTGTTTGCACGACCTTGTGATGCGGCCAAAGACTATGCTTGGGACATGCTTGGTACTCAGCCTAGCGCTAGCGAACTTTTGAATCAGGGCGTGGTCCGGAGCACCCTGATCTCCATCTTTCGACGGCATGGAGCATTAGAAATGCCTCGGACCTCCATCTACCCTCGCTCGAGTCAGTATGGTGAAAATGTCGTTCAGGTCTTGGACCCCAATGGGACTGTTTTGCAGCTGCCTTTTGATTTGACCATGGGCAATGCCAGAATGATTGCAAAACAGACTGGCGGCCCCATATTGCAGCGATCATTCTATTTTAATAACGTGTACCGTGATAAGCTAGATACCGGCCAGCCATCCGTGTTTGGAGAGGTTGACTTTGACATCGTCACAACCGACACACTTGACCTCGCTCTTAAGGAGGCAGAAGTGCTGAAGGTGCTGGACGAAATCGTTCAAGCGTTTCCGTCATTATCAAATGCTCAGATGTGCTTTCAAGTGGGACACTCGGAtctcctccaactcatctTTGATCACTGTGGAGTTGAGTCTTCGTGTAGACGACAGGCTGCTGAAGCCCTGAGCAAACTGCATGTCCATGGACATACCTGGCAGAAGGTTAGGGCGGAGTTGCGATCTACAACTGTAGGCGTGTCGGCCACAAGCGTGGACGAGCTCCAGCGATTCGATTTTCGAG ATACCCCCAACAAGGCAATTTCAAAGCTCAAGGTGCTGTTTGAGGGCAGTGATTTATACCAAAGGGCGATGCCAACCATGGCCCACCTCAAAGAGGTCGCAGAGTACTGCAAACGATTTGGCGTGATCAGCAAGTTTTACGTTAGTCCCCTCAACAGTTTGAGAGAAAACTTTTTCATGGGTGGAATTATGTTTTCCTGCGTCTATGATAGAAAGACAAGGGACGTGTTTGCTGCAGGTGGCCGATACGATCACCTCATCAAAGAGCAACGCCCGAAAATTGGCGGCAACTTTGAAGAGAGGCATGCCGTTGGGTTTAGTCTCGCCTGGGAACGTCTGGCTCGTGTTCCCAACAAGAGTGGAAGCAAAACGTTTCTCAAGAAGCAGGAGTCGGATTCCAATACGATGTTTTCTGGAAGAAGA TGCGATGTGCTTGTTGCTTCACTTGACGCAGCTATCCTTCGGTCCACCGGTATCGAAGTTCTCCAGCTTCTTTGGGACCATGACATCAGTGCAGAAATGGCCAAAGATGCGCGTTCTCCCGAAGACTTGTTGTCTAAGCACAGGAACGAGAATTACACATGGATCATTGTGATTAAGCCAGAAGCGATGCTCAAGATCAAAACTATGGGTCGAAAAGATGTGCAAGACGTGGATATTCCGCTTGGCCAGCTAATGGCCTGGCTTCGACCTGAACTCAAGGAGCGCGATTCCCGGGCTCTCGCAAAACTCAGAGGCAATGTGTCACACGGCAGTGAATCTAGTGGGACTCATAATAGCGATCGAAATCAAGATCAGGACGTCAAGGTTCTCGTTGCTGGTACCAAGAGCAAGAAGTTCAATCGCAGGACCGTGATGGACCAGGCTCAGGTCAGTGCGAGTAACTTGATGCGAAGCTACCTGGATGGACCGATCTTGGCTATCGAGACTACGGACCAGGTCATGGATCTTCTCCGAGAAACAAGACTTTCCGAGCACGAGAGCTGGAAGAGTGTGGAACATGCAGTGACCATGACGGAGAAGAAGTATATTCGGGAACTCCACTCACAGCTCGACACCTGGCGGTCGACGTATGAGATGAAGAACATCTCTAAGCATGCATTCATATACAACTTTCGCACTGGTACCTGTGTGTACTATGATTTGAGTGCATAA
- the CWC2 gene encoding Pre-mRNA-splicing factor CWC2: MADQEEHREIAPGSATDGSTAVTTTGEKKIIKKIIRKKKKPARVQIDPSEFTSEAPPQTGTTYNIWFNKWAGGDREAYQQTKAKGRCIIATDAGYTTADNVSGSYFCLRFARGICPLGQDCTNLHRLPGTFDLFNPNVDCFGREKFSDYRDDMGGVGSFMRQNRTIYVGRIHVTDDIEEIVARHFAEWGQVERVRVLNSRGVAFITYTNEANAQFAREAMAHQSLDHDEILNVRWATADPNPMAQAREARRVEEQAAEAVRRALPAEYVAEIEGKGPDARKRRRIESSYGLEGDEAPDDVHFARGKTAVNPVGHEGLQVEYQQPLMLENGQSTEEPETTTAPPPAPETAGIFSSSTLAALNKAKVAVTSKPKAAAPTGPLVSYDSDSDDE, encoded by the exons ATGGCGGACCAGGAAGAACACCGGGAGATCGCGCCTGGGAGTGCGACAGACGGCTCAACGGCGGTCACAACTACAGGGGAAAAGAAGATCATCAAGAAGATTATTcgcaaaaagaagaaacccGCAAGAGTGCAGATTGATCCTAGCGAATTCACTTCGGAGGCACCACCACAGACTGGAACCACATACAATATCTGGTTCAACAAGTGGGCGGGCGGAGATCGAGAAGCATACCAgcagaccaaggccaagggccgATGTATCATTGCGACGGACGCCGGCTACACCACAGCTGATAATGTGTCGGGAAGCTATTTCTGCCTTCGATTTGCACGGGGAATCTGCCCGCTGGGACAAGACTGCACAAATTTGCACCGATTACCGGGGACGTTCGACCTTTTCAACCCAAATGTCGACTGCTTTGGCCGCGAAAAGTTCAGCGACTACAGAGATGATATGGGTGGTGTCGGAAGCTTCATGCGCCAGAATAGAACAATTTACGTGGGTCGCATTCATGTGACGGACGATATCGAAGAGATTGTGGCTCGCCATTTTGCGGAATGGGGACAGGTTGAACGAG TCCGCGTCTTAAACTCGCGAGGTGTCGCCTTCATCACATACACCAACGAGGCCAACGCCCAATTCGCCAGAGAAGCCATGGCCCACCAGTCCCTAGACCACGATGAGATCCTAAATGTGCGATGGGCCACGGCCGATCCTAACCCCATGGCCCAAGCTCGCGAGGCGAGACGAGTCGAAGAACAggctgctgaagctgttCGCAGAGCGCTTCCTGCGGAGTATGTGGCTGAAATCGAAGGCAAAGGCCCTGACGCCAGGAAGCGGAGACGCATCGAGAGCAGTTACGGCTTGGAAGGGGATGAGGCACCCGACGATGTGCATTTCGCTCGAGGCAAAACCGCAGTCAATCCTGTGGGCCACGAAGGTTTGCAGGTAGAATACCAGCAGCCTTTGATGCTGGAAAATGGCCAGTCGACAGAAGAACCCGAAACCACAACAGCACCACCCCCAGCGCCAGAAACGGCCGGTATATTTTCCAGTTCTACACTGGCAGCACTCAACAAAGCCAAAGTAGCTGTAACGTCGAAgcccaaggcggcggctCCTACAGGGCCTCTTGTATCTTATGATAGCGACAGCGATGACGAATAA
- the RBG2 gene encoding Ribosome-interacting GTPase 2, with amino-acid sequence MVNITEKIKEIEDEMRRTQKNKATEYHLGLLKGKLARLRAQLLEPGPGAGGGGGSGFDVSKSGDARISLVGFPSVGKSTFLSKVTKTRSEVASYAFTTLTAIPGVLEYGGAEIQLLDLPGIIEGAAEGKGRGRQVISAAKTSDLILMVLDATKKAEQRALLEAELESVGIRLNREPPNIYLKPKKAGGMKITFQTPPKNLDEKMLYNILRDYKMLNCEVLVRDENATVDDFIDVIMKDHRKYIKCLYVYNKIDSVSLDFLDSLAREPQTVVMSCELDLGIQDVIDRCWKELKLIRIYTKRKGVEPDFSEALIVRSNSTIEDVCDRIHRTLKDTFKYALVWGASARHIPQRVGLGHLVADEDVVYIVSGWRA; translated from the exons ATGGTCAATATTACGGAGAAAATCAAGGA GATTGAGGATGAGATGAGAAGGACTCAAA AAAATAAGGCCACAG AATATCACTTGGGTCTATTAAAGGG TAAACTTGCCCGTCTTCGAGCACAATTACTGGAACCCGGCCcgggagctggcggcggtggcggaTCCGGCTTCGACGTCAGCAAAAGCGGCGACGCGCGCATCTCCCTTGTTGGTTTCCCGTCTGTCGGTAAATCAACCTTTTTATCAAAAGTCACCAAGACGAGATCGGAGGTAGCCTCATATGCGTTCACCACCCTCACAGCCATCCCTGGTGTTCTCGAATATGGCGGCGCGGAGATTCAGCTCCTCGATTTGCCCGGAATCATCGAGGgggccgccgagggcaaagGTCGTGGTCGTCAAGTCATTtcggcggccaagacgagTGATCTTATCCTGATGGTGCTGGATGCCACGAAAAAGGCAGAGCAGAGAGCCCTCTTGGAAGCCGAATTAGAGTCTGTAGGCATCAGGTTGAACCGCGAGCCGCC AAACATCTACTTGAAGCCCAAAAAAGCCGGCGGCATGAAGATCACCTTTCAAACGCCGCCCAAGAACCTCGACGAGAAAATGCTCTACAACATCCTGCGGGACTACAAAATGCTCAACTGCGAGGTGCTCGTGCGCGACGAAAACGCCACAGTTGACGACTTCATCGACGTCATCATGAAGGACCACCGCAAATATATCAAGTGTCTCTATGTGTACAACAAAATTGACAGCGTGTCACTCGACTTTTTAGACAGCCTGGCGCGGGAGCCGCAGACAGTCGTCATGAGCTGCGAGTTAGATCTGGGAATTCAGGATGTGATTGATCGATGCTGGAAAGAGCTGAAGCTGATTAGAATATACACGAAGCGCAAGGGCGTTGAGCCGGACTTTAGCGAGGCGTTGATTGTGAGGAGTAATAGCACTATTGAGGATGTGTGTGATCGGATCCATCGCACCTTGAAGGATACTTTCAAGTATGCGTTGGTTTGGGGAGCGAGCGCCAGACATATTCCTCAGAGGGTTGGGTTAGGACACTTGGTAGCGGATGAGGATGTGGTTTACATTGTGAGCGGATGGCGAGCGTAA
- the ACAD11 gene encoding Acyl-CoA dehydrogenase family member 11 has protein sequence MSDKIPAVVSHLVSDEAKRMIDVVAKFVEEECIPADPVLEAQVGQGDDRWENHPAIIEELKEKAKKLGLWNMFLPKGHYKESPGWTNLEYGIMAEWLGRSRSASEACNCAAPDTGNMEVLAKYGNDAQKQQWLKPLMDGKIRSAFLMTEPQVASSDATNIELDIKREGNEYVLNGQKWWSSGAGDPRCKIYIVMGKTDKANKDPYRQQSVVLVPADTPGIKINRMLKVYGYDDAPHGHGHLTFTNVRVPVGNMVLGEGRGFEIIQGRLGPGRIHHAMRSIGASEVALDWMLMRVNDDRKKPFGKLLREHGVILEWIAKSRIEIDSARLIVLNAAHKMDLLGPKKALKEIAQAKVLVPQTALTVIDRAVQSFGGAGVCQDTPLANSWAGIRTLRLADGPDEVHLQQMGRNENKRGKEATQKIQWQREKTAGLMKKYGTQTAQPGANIRHAKI, from the exons ATGTCTGATAAAATCCCGGCTGTC GTCTCACATTTGGTGAGCGATGAGGCTAAAAGGATGATTGATGTGGTGGCCAAGTTTGTCGAGGAAGAGTGCATCCC GGCTGACCCAGTCTTGGAGGCCCAGGTCGGCCAAGGTGATGATCGGTGGGAAAACCACCCGGCCATCATCGAGGAACTcaaggaaaaggccaagaagctcggTCTTTGGAACATGTTCCTGCCCAAGGGCCATTACAAGGAATCCCCCGGATGGACTAATCTCGAGtacggcatcatggccgagtGGCTCGGCCGCTCACGAAGTGCTTCTGAGGCGTGCAACTGCGCTGCTCCCGATACGGGCAACATGGAAGTCCTCGCCAAGTATGGCAACGACGCCCAGAAGCAGCAGTGGCTCAAGCCTCTCATGGATGGCAAAATTCGCTCTGCCTTCCTTATGACGGAGCCCCAGGTTGCTTCGTCAGATGCTACCAACATTGAGTTGGACATCAAGCGCGAGGGCAACGAGTACGTGCTCAACGGACAAAAGTGGTGGTCTAGCGGTGCTGGCGATCCCCGCTGCAAAATCTACATTGTCATGGGCAAGACCGACAAGGCGAATAAGGATCCGTATAGGCAGCAGAgcgtggtgctggtgcctgCCGATACGCCCGGCATTAAGATTAACAGGATGCTCAAGGTCTACGGGTATGATGATGCGCCTCACGGCCACGGACACTTGACCTTTACCAACGTCAGGGTGCCGGTGGGTAACATGGTGCTTGGAGAGGGGCGAGGTTTCGAGATTATTCAGGGTCGTTTGGGACCCGGCAGAATCCATCACGCCATGAGAAGTATTGGCGCT TCCGAGGTCGCTCTCGACTGGATGCTCATGCGTGTCAACGACGATCGCAAAAAGCCCTTTGGAAAGCTCCTCCGCGAGCACGGCGTCATCCTGGAATGGATTGCCAAGTCCCGCATCGAAATCGATTCTGCGCGTCTAATTGTCCTCAACGCCGCGCACAAGATGGACCTTCTGGGTCCCAAGAAGGCCCTCAAAGAAATCGCCCAGGCCAAGGTCCTCGTCCCCCAGACGGCGCTGACTGTCATTGATCGCGCTGTTCAGTCCTTTGGCGGTGCCGGCGTCTGCCAGGATACACCACTTGCCAACTCGTGGGCTGGGATCCGAACGTTGAGGCTGGCTGATGGCCCTGACGAGGTGCACCTGCAACAGATGGGCCGAAATGAAAACAAGCGTGGCAAGGAGGCGACGCAGAAGATTCAGTGGCAACGGGAGAAGACGGCAGGTTTGATGAAGAAGTACGGCACACAGACGGCCCAGCCGGGTGCCAACATTCGCCACGCCAAGATTTAA